Proteins co-encoded in one Echeneis naucrates chromosome 22, fEcheNa1.1, whole genome shotgun sequence genomic window:
- the LOC115035349 gene encoding sorting nexin-14 isoform X2, translating to MGCIRAYVQKMRRRIKLGRLRELGRQYPVFCFLLLVLLLSTVLLNRYIHIIMVFWSFLAGVVTFYCSLGPESLLPNIFVSIKPKIKTYQQELFPLGHSCAVCGKIKCKRHRPTLLLENYQPWLDLKIPSKVDASLSEILELVLENFVYPWYRDITDDEAFVDELRVTLRFFAAVLVRRTQKVDVASLITQKLLKVSLKHIEIISKARQKVKNTEYLQQAALEEYGPDLHVALRSRRDELLYLRKLTEMLFPYILPPKATDCRSLTLLIREVLAGSVFLPSMDYLADPDTVNHLILIFIDNSPPEEAAEPTSTMVPFLQKYSDTRNKKSTVLKLELKEIREQQDLLFRFMNFLKQEGAVHVLQFCLAVEEFNDRILCPELSDSEKMMLHEEVKKIYETYCLDESIDKIRFDPFIVEEIRNIAEGPYAEVVKLQTMRCLFEAYEHVLSLLENVFTPMFCHSDEYFRQLLRGAESPARNSKMSRNSLSLDDIRNTSKRGESFGISRIGSKIKGVFKSTTMEGAMLPSYGLVEGEDDMVEEAMMVLEDDSPMEVASTPSTPRNLSAWNITIPYIDFYDDDVKRERIPVFCIDVERNDRKAVGHETEHWSVYRRYLEFYVLESKLTEFHGSFPDAQLPSKRIIGPKNYEFLTSKREEFQEYLQKLLQHPELSNSQLLADFLSPHSMESQFLDKMLPDVNLGKIIKSVPSKLIKEKGQHLEPFIQSFFNSCESPKPKPSRPELTILSPTSENDKKLFNDLFKNNANRSEMTEKRHNQNYFMEMITVEGVYDYLMYVGRVVFHIPDWLHHLLMGGRILFKNTLEAYSDYYLQCKLNQVVQEHRLVSLITLLRDTVFCESTPPRSAQDKQRRAKKTFEEMMSYIPDFLGKCIGEEAKYEGVRLLFDGLQQPVLNKQLTYVLLDIAIQELFPELNKQVQKETSVMAPWM from the exons ATGGGCTGCATCAGGGCTTATGTGCAGAAAATGAGACGAAGGATAAAGCTGGGCCGTCTCAGAGAGCTGGGCCGACAGTATCCagtcttctgttttcttctgctggTCCTGCTGCTGTCAACTGTGCTTTTAAACAG ATACATTCACATTATAATGGTGTTTTGGTCCTTCCTGGCTGGAGTTGTCACTTTTTACTGCTCTTTGGGACCTGAGTCCTTGCTCCCAAACATCTTTGTGTCCATCAAACCGAAGATCAAG ACTTACCAGCAGGAGCTGTTTCCACTGGGGCACAGCTGTGCTGTTTGTGgaaaaatcaaatgcaaaagGCATAG ACCAACTCTATTACTTGAAAACTATCAGCCATGGCTTGACCTGAAAATTCCTTCAAAAGTTGATGCTTCTCTTTCAGAG aTTCTGGAACTTGTTCTGGAAAACTTTGTGTATCCTTGGTATAG AGACATCACAGATGATGAGGCATTTGTTGACGAGCTGAGAGTGACTTTACGTTTCTTTGCAGCTGTGTTAGTCCGCCGAACTCAGAAG GTGGATGTGGCTTCGCTCATTACGCAAAAGCTTCTTAAAGTTTCCTTGAAACACATTGAAATAATAAGCAAAGCCAGGCAGAAAG TAAAGAACACAGAGTATCTTCAACAAGCTGCCCTGGAAGAGTATGGTCCTGACCTTCATGTAGCCCTTCGAAGCCGCAGAGATGAGCTTCTTTACCTCAGGAAGCTGACAGAGATGCTCTTCCCCTACATTCTGCCACCCAAGGCCACAGACTGCAG ATCTCTTACTCTGCTAATAAGAGAAGTCTTGGCTGGTTCTGTCTTCCTTCCTTCAATGGACTACTTGGCTGATCCT GACACTGTGAATCATTTAATCTTGATATTCATTGATAACTCCCCT CCTGAAGAGGCTGCAGAGCCGACTTCAACAATGGTTCCTTTCCTGCAGAAGTACTCTGATACTCGCAACAAAAAGTCCACA GTCTTGAAGCTAGAGTTGAAAGAAATTAGAGAACAGCAAGACCTTCTATTTCGTTTCATGAACTTTTTAAAGCAAGAGGGGGCTGTTCATGTGCTGCAGTTCTGCCTCGCAGTTG AGGAATTCAACGATAGGATACTTTGCCCAGAGCTGTCAGACTCAGAGAAGATGATGCTTCATGAGGAGGTGAAGAAGATCTATGAGACCTACTGTTTGGATGAGAGCATTGACAAGATCCGCTTTGACCCCTTTATTGTGGAAGAAATCCGCAACA TTGCAGAGGGTCCATATGCAGAGGTGGTGAAACTGCAGACCATGAGGTGTTTGTTTGAAGCGTATGAGCACGTACTGTCCCTCTTGGAGAATGTTTTCACCCCTATGTTCTGTCACAGTGATGAG TACTTTCGCCAGCTGCTGCGAGGGGCCGAGTCCCCTGCTAGGAATTCTAAGATGAGCAG AAATAGCCTCAGTTTGGATGACATTCG GAACACGTCAAAGAGGGGAGAGTCCTTTGGGATCAGCCGCATTGGCAGTAAGATTAAAGGGGTGTTCAAGAGCACAACAATGGAGGGAGCCATGCTGCCATCCTACGGGCTggtagagggagaggatgaCATG GTGGAGGAAGCTATGATGGTGCTCGAGGACGATTCCCCCATGGAGGTAGCATCTACCCCCAGCACACCTAGAAATCTCTCAGCCTGGAACATTACGATCCCTTACATTGATTtctatgatgatgatgtgaagaGGGAAAGGATTCCTGTATTCTGTATTGATGTGGAGCGTAATGATAGGAAGGCAG TGGGACATGAGACTGAGCACTGGTCTGTATACAGAAGATATCTGGAGTTTTATGTGCTAGAATCAAAGCTCACTGAGTTTCATG GCTCATTTCCAGATGCACAGTTGCCTTCAAAAAGAATCATCGGTCCAAAGAACTATGAGTTCCTAACATCAAAACGTGAAGAGTTCCAGGAGTACCTCCAG AAACTTCTCCAACATCCAGAGCTGAGCAACAGCCAACTCctggctgacttcctgtctcctcACAGCATGGAGTCCCAGTTCCTGGACAAAATGCTGCCTGACGTGAACCTGG GGAAAATCATTAAGTCAGTTCCCAGCAAACTGATAAAAGAG aaaGGACAGCATCTGGAGCCTTTTATCCAGTCATTCTTCAACTCCTGTGAATCTCCCAAACCCAAACCCAGTCGCCCTGAGCTCACTATCCTCAGCCCTACCTCAGAAAACGATAAAAAG CTCTTTAATGaccttttcaaaaacaatgCCAACCGATCAGAaatgacagagaagagacacaaTCAGAACTACTTCATGGAGATGATCACTGTTGAAGGCGTGTATGATTACTTAATGTATGTCG GACGAGTTGTCTTCCACATCCCTGATTGGCTGCACCACCTACTGATGGGGGGCAGGATCCTGTTTAAGAACACTCTGGAGGCCTATTCAGATTACTACCTTCAGTGTAAACTGAACCAGGTAGTCCAGGAGCACCGGCTAGTCTCACTCATCACCTTGCTGAGAG ACACAGTTTTCTGCGAGAGTACTCCACCGCGCTCAGCCCAAgacaagcagaggagggcaaaGAAGACTTTTGAAGAGATGATGAGCTACATTCCAG ACTTTCTGGGTAAATGTATTGGAGAGGAGGCCAAATATGAAGGAGTACGCCTACTCTTCGATGGCTTGCAGCAGCCAGTTCTCAACAAACAG CTAACATATGTTCTACTAGACATTGCCATTCAAGAACTGTTCCCTGAGCTTAACAAG CAGGTACAGAAGGAGACCTCTGTGATGGCTCCATGGATGTAA
- the LOC115035349 gene encoding sorting nexin-14 isoform X3, with the protein MGCIRAYVQKMRRRIKLGRLRELGRQYPVFCFLLLVLLLSTVLLNRYIHIIMVFWSFLAGVVTFYCSLGPESLLPNIFVSIKPKIKTYQQELFPLGHSCAVCGKIKCKRHRPTLLLENYQPWLDLKIPSKVDASLSEILELVLENFVYPWYRDITDDEAFVDELRVTLRFFAAVLVRRTQKVDVASLITQKLLKVSLKHIEIISKARQKVKNTEYLQQAALEEYGPDLHVALRSRRDELLYLRKLTEMLFPYILPPKATDCRSLTLLIREVLAGSVFLPSMDYLADPDTVNHLILIFIDNSPPEEAAEPTSTMVPFLQKYSDTRNKKSTVLKLELKEIREQQDLLFRFMNFLKQEGAVHVLQFCLAVEEFNDRILCPELSDSEKMMLHEEVKKIYETYCLDESIDKIRFDPFIVEEIRNIAEGPYAEVVKLQTMRCLFEAYEHVLSLLENVFTPMFCHSDEYFRQLLRGAESPARNSKMSRNTSKRGESFGISRIGSKIKGVFKSTTMEGAMLPSYGLVEGEDDMVEEAMMVLEDDSPMEVASTPSTPRNLSAWNITIPYIDFYDDDVKRERIPVFCIDVERNDRKAVGHETEHWSVYRRYLEFYVLESKLTEFHGSFPDAQLPSKRIIGPKNYEFLTSKREEFQEYLQKLLQHPELSNSQLLADFLSPHSMESQFLDKMLPDVNLGKIIKSVPSKLIKEKGQHLEPFIQSFFNSCESPKPKPSRPELTILSPTSENDKKLFNDLFKNNANRSEMTEKRHNQNYFMEMITVEGVYDYLMYVGRVVFHIPDWLHHLLMGGRILFKNTLEAYSDYYLQCKLNQVVQEHRLVSLITLLRDTVFCESTPPRSAQDKQRRAKKTFEEMMSYIPDFLGKCIGEEAKYEGVRLLFDGLQQPVLNKQLTYVLLDIAIQELFPELNKQVQKETSVMAPWM; encoded by the exons ATGGGCTGCATCAGGGCTTATGTGCAGAAAATGAGACGAAGGATAAAGCTGGGCCGTCTCAGAGAGCTGGGCCGACAGTATCCagtcttctgttttcttctgctggTCCTGCTGCTGTCAACTGTGCTTTTAAACAG ATACATTCACATTATAATGGTGTTTTGGTCCTTCCTGGCTGGAGTTGTCACTTTTTACTGCTCTTTGGGACCTGAGTCCTTGCTCCCAAACATCTTTGTGTCCATCAAACCGAAGATCAAG ACTTACCAGCAGGAGCTGTTTCCACTGGGGCACAGCTGTGCTGTTTGTGgaaaaatcaaatgcaaaagGCATAG ACCAACTCTATTACTTGAAAACTATCAGCCATGGCTTGACCTGAAAATTCCTTCAAAAGTTGATGCTTCTCTTTCAGAG aTTCTGGAACTTGTTCTGGAAAACTTTGTGTATCCTTGGTATAG AGACATCACAGATGATGAGGCATTTGTTGACGAGCTGAGAGTGACTTTACGTTTCTTTGCAGCTGTGTTAGTCCGCCGAACTCAGAAG GTGGATGTGGCTTCGCTCATTACGCAAAAGCTTCTTAAAGTTTCCTTGAAACACATTGAAATAATAAGCAAAGCCAGGCAGAAAG TAAAGAACACAGAGTATCTTCAACAAGCTGCCCTGGAAGAGTATGGTCCTGACCTTCATGTAGCCCTTCGAAGCCGCAGAGATGAGCTTCTTTACCTCAGGAAGCTGACAGAGATGCTCTTCCCCTACATTCTGCCACCCAAGGCCACAGACTGCAG ATCTCTTACTCTGCTAATAAGAGAAGTCTTGGCTGGTTCTGTCTTCCTTCCTTCAATGGACTACTTGGCTGATCCT GACACTGTGAATCATTTAATCTTGATATTCATTGATAACTCCCCT CCTGAAGAGGCTGCAGAGCCGACTTCAACAATGGTTCCTTTCCTGCAGAAGTACTCTGATACTCGCAACAAAAAGTCCACA GTCTTGAAGCTAGAGTTGAAAGAAATTAGAGAACAGCAAGACCTTCTATTTCGTTTCATGAACTTTTTAAAGCAAGAGGGGGCTGTTCATGTGCTGCAGTTCTGCCTCGCAGTTG AGGAATTCAACGATAGGATACTTTGCCCAGAGCTGTCAGACTCAGAGAAGATGATGCTTCATGAGGAGGTGAAGAAGATCTATGAGACCTACTGTTTGGATGAGAGCATTGACAAGATCCGCTTTGACCCCTTTATTGTGGAAGAAATCCGCAACA TTGCAGAGGGTCCATATGCAGAGGTGGTGAAACTGCAGACCATGAGGTGTTTGTTTGAAGCGTATGAGCACGTACTGTCCCTCTTGGAGAATGTTTTCACCCCTATGTTCTGTCACAGTGATGAG TACTTTCGCCAGCTGCTGCGAGGGGCCGAGTCCCCTGCTAGGAATTCTAAGATGAGCAG GAACACGTCAAAGAGGGGAGAGTCCTTTGGGATCAGCCGCATTGGCAGTAAGATTAAAGGGGTGTTCAAGAGCACAACAATGGAGGGAGCCATGCTGCCATCCTACGGGCTggtagagggagaggatgaCATG GTGGAGGAAGCTATGATGGTGCTCGAGGACGATTCCCCCATGGAGGTAGCATCTACCCCCAGCACACCTAGAAATCTCTCAGCCTGGAACATTACGATCCCTTACATTGATTtctatgatgatgatgtgaagaGGGAAAGGATTCCTGTATTCTGTATTGATGTGGAGCGTAATGATAGGAAGGCAG TGGGACATGAGACTGAGCACTGGTCTGTATACAGAAGATATCTGGAGTTTTATGTGCTAGAATCAAAGCTCACTGAGTTTCATG GCTCATTTCCAGATGCACAGTTGCCTTCAAAAAGAATCATCGGTCCAAAGAACTATGAGTTCCTAACATCAAAACGTGAAGAGTTCCAGGAGTACCTCCAG AAACTTCTCCAACATCCAGAGCTGAGCAACAGCCAACTCctggctgacttcctgtctcctcACAGCATGGAGTCCCAGTTCCTGGACAAAATGCTGCCTGACGTGAACCTGG GGAAAATCATTAAGTCAGTTCCCAGCAAACTGATAAAAGAG aaaGGACAGCATCTGGAGCCTTTTATCCAGTCATTCTTCAACTCCTGTGAATCTCCCAAACCCAAACCCAGTCGCCCTGAGCTCACTATCCTCAGCCCTACCTCAGAAAACGATAAAAAG CTCTTTAATGaccttttcaaaaacaatgCCAACCGATCAGAaatgacagagaagagacacaaTCAGAACTACTTCATGGAGATGATCACTGTTGAAGGCGTGTATGATTACTTAATGTATGTCG GACGAGTTGTCTTCCACATCCCTGATTGGCTGCACCACCTACTGATGGGGGGCAGGATCCTGTTTAAGAACACTCTGGAGGCCTATTCAGATTACTACCTTCAGTGTAAACTGAACCAGGTAGTCCAGGAGCACCGGCTAGTCTCACTCATCACCTTGCTGAGAG ACACAGTTTTCTGCGAGAGTACTCCACCGCGCTCAGCCCAAgacaagcagaggagggcaaaGAAGACTTTTGAAGAGATGATGAGCTACATTCCAG ACTTTCTGGGTAAATGTATTGGAGAGGAGGCCAAATATGAAGGAGTACGCCTACTCTTCGATGGCTTGCAGCAGCCAGTTCTCAACAAACAG CTAACATATGTTCTACTAGACATTGCCATTCAAGAACTGTTCCCTGAGCTTAACAAG CAGGTACAGAAGGAGACCTCTGTGATGGCTCCATGGATGTAA
- the LOC115035349 gene encoding sorting nexin-14 isoform X1, whose amino-acid sequence MGCIRAYVQKMRRRIKLGRLRELGRQYPVFCFLLLVLLLSTVLLNRYIHIIMVFWSFLAGVVTFYCSLGPESLLPNIFVSIKPKIKTYQQELFPLGHSCAVCGKIKCKRHRPTLLLENYQPWLDLKIPSKVDASLSEILELVLENFVYPWYRDITDDEAFVDELRVTLRFFAAVLVRRTQKVDVASLITQKLLKVSLKHIEIISKARQKVKNTEYLQQAALEEYGPDLHVALRSRRDELLYLRKLTEMLFPYILPPKATDCRSLTLLIREVLAGSVFLPSMDYLADPDTVNHLILIFIDNSPPEEAAEPTSTMVPFLQKYSDTRNKKSTVLKLELKEIREQQDLLFRFMNFLKQEGAVHVLQFCLAVEEFNDRILCPELSDSEKMMLHEEVKKIYETYCLDESIDKIRFDPFIVEEIRNIAEGPYAEVVKLQTMRCLFEAYEHVLSLLENVFTPMFCHSDEYFRQLLRGAESPARNSKMSRNSLSLDDIRSWDWSPESPSSLFTASGSSSPASFNSLHAQSTFTTFPYGSLSHRHSSPKNTSKRGESFGISRIGSKIKGVFKSTTMEGAMLPSYGLVEGEDDMVEEAMMVLEDDSPMEVASTPSTPRNLSAWNITIPYIDFYDDDVKRERIPVFCIDVERNDRKAVGHETEHWSVYRRYLEFYVLESKLTEFHGSFPDAQLPSKRIIGPKNYEFLTSKREEFQEYLQKLLQHPELSNSQLLADFLSPHSMESQFLDKMLPDVNLGKIIKSVPSKLIKEKGQHLEPFIQSFFNSCESPKPKPSRPELTILSPTSENDKKLFNDLFKNNANRSEMTEKRHNQNYFMEMITVEGVYDYLMYVGRVVFHIPDWLHHLLMGGRILFKNTLEAYSDYYLQCKLNQVVQEHRLVSLITLLRDTVFCESTPPRSAQDKQRRAKKTFEEMMSYIPDFLGKCIGEEAKYEGVRLLFDGLQQPVLNKQLTYVLLDIAIQELFPELNKQVQKETSVMAPWM is encoded by the exons ATGGGCTGCATCAGGGCTTATGTGCAGAAAATGAGACGAAGGATAAAGCTGGGCCGTCTCAGAGAGCTGGGCCGACAGTATCCagtcttctgttttcttctgctggTCCTGCTGCTGTCAACTGTGCTTTTAAACAG ATACATTCACATTATAATGGTGTTTTGGTCCTTCCTGGCTGGAGTTGTCACTTTTTACTGCTCTTTGGGACCTGAGTCCTTGCTCCCAAACATCTTTGTGTCCATCAAACCGAAGATCAAG ACTTACCAGCAGGAGCTGTTTCCACTGGGGCACAGCTGTGCTGTTTGTGgaaaaatcaaatgcaaaagGCATAG ACCAACTCTATTACTTGAAAACTATCAGCCATGGCTTGACCTGAAAATTCCTTCAAAAGTTGATGCTTCTCTTTCAGAG aTTCTGGAACTTGTTCTGGAAAACTTTGTGTATCCTTGGTATAG AGACATCACAGATGATGAGGCATTTGTTGACGAGCTGAGAGTGACTTTACGTTTCTTTGCAGCTGTGTTAGTCCGCCGAACTCAGAAG GTGGATGTGGCTTCGCTCATTACGCAAAAGCTTCTTAAAGTTTCCTTGAAACACATTGAAATAATAAGCAAAGCCAGGCAGAAAG TAAAGAACACAGAGTATCTTCAACAAGCTGCCCTGGAAGAGTATGGTCCTGACCTTCATGTAGCCCTTCGAAGCCGCAGAGATGAGCTTCTTTACCTCAGGAAGCTGACAGAGATGCTCTTCCCCTACATTCTGCCACCCAAGGCCACAGACTGCAG ATCTCTTACTCTGCTAATAAGAGAAGTCTTGGCTGGTTCTGTCTTCCTTCCTTCAATGGACTACTTGGCTGATCCT GACACTGTGAATCATTTAATCTTGATATTCATTGATAACTCCCCT CCTGAAGAGGCTGCAGAGCCGACTTCAACAATGGTTCCTTTCCTGCAGAAGTACTCTGATACTCGCAACAAAAAGTCCACA GTCTTGAAGCTAGAGTTGAAAGAAATTAGAGAACAGCAAGACCTTCTATTTCGTTTCATGAACTTTTTAAAGCAAGAGGGGGCTGTTCATGTGCTGCAGTTCTGCCTCGCAGTTG AGGAATTCAACGATAGGATACTTTGCCCAGAGCTGTCAGACTCAGAGAAGATGATGCTTCATGAGGAGGTGAAGAAGATCTATGAGACCTACTGTTTGGATGAGAGCATTGACAAGATCCGCTTTGACCCCTTTATTGTGGAAGAAATCCGCAACA TTGCAGAGGGTCCATATGCAGAGGTGGTGAAACTGCAGACCATGAGGTGTTTGTTTGAAGCGTATGAGCACGTACTGTCCCTCTTGGAGAATGTTTTCACCCCTATGTTCTGTCACAGTGATGAG TACTTTCGCCAGCTGCTGCGAGGGGCCGAGTCCCCTGCTAGGAATTCTAAGATGAGCAG AAATAGCCTCAGTTTGGATGACATTCG TTCCTGGGACTGGAGCCCTGAGTCCCCATCCTCACTGTTCACCGCCTCTGGCAGCTCTTCACCTGCATCTTTTAACTCCCTCCATGCCCAGTCCACGTTCACAACCTTCCCATATGGCTCACTATCCCACCGCCACTCATCACCAAA GAACACGTCAAAGAGGGGAGAGTCCTTTGGGATCAGCCGCATTGGCAGTAAGATTAAAGGGGTGTTCAAGAGCACAACAATGGAGGGAGCCATGCTGCCATCCTACGGGCTggtagagggagaggatgaCATG GTGGAGGAAGCTATGATGGTGCTCGAGGACGATTCCCCCATGGAGGTAGCATCTACCCCCAGCACACCTAGAAATCTCTCAGCCTGGAACATTACGATCCCTTACATTGATTtctatgatgatgatgtgaagaGGGAAAGGATTCCTGTATTCTGTATTGATGTGGAGCGTAATGATAGGAAGGCAG TGGGACATGAGACTGAGCACTGGTCTGTATACAGAAGATATCTGGAGTTTTATGTGCTAGAATCAAAGCTCACTGAGTTTCATG GCTCATTTCCAGATGCACAGTTGCCTTCAAAAAGAATCATCGGTCCAAAGAACTATGAGTTCCTAACATCAAAACGTGAAGAGTTCCAGGAGTACCTCCAG AAACTTCTCCAACATCCAGAGCTGAGCAACAGCCAACTCctggctgacttcctgtctcctcACAGCATGGAGTCCCAGTTCCTGGACAAAATGCTGCCTGACGTGAACCTGG GGAAAATCATTAAGTCAGTTCCCAGCAAACTGATAAAAGAG aaaGGACAGCATCTGGAGCCTTTTATCCAGTCATTCTTCAACTCCTGTGAATCTCCCAAACCCAAACCCAGTCGCCCTGAGCTCACTATCCTCAGCCCTACCTCAGAAAACGATAAAAAG CTCTTTAATGaccttttcaaaaacaatgCCAACCGATCAGAaatgacagagaagagacacaaTCAGAACTACTTCATGGAGATGATCACTGTTGAAGGCGTGTATGATTACTTAATGTATGTCG GACGAGTTGTCTTCCACATCCCTGATTGGCTGCACCACCTACTGATGGGGGGCAGGATCCTGTTTAAGAACACTCTGGAGGCCTATTCAGATTACTACCTTCAGTGTAAACTGAACCAGGTAGTCCAGGAGCACCGGCTAGTCTCACTCATCACCTTGCTGAGAG ACACAGTTTTCTGCGAGAGTACTCCACCGCGCTCAGCCCAAgacaagcagaggagggcaaaGAAGACTTTTGAAGAGATGATGAGCTACATTCCAG ACTTTCTGGGTAAATGTATTGGAGAGGAGGCCAAATATGAAGGAGTACGCCTACTCTTCGATGGCTTGCAGCAGCCAGTTCTCAACAAACAG CTAACATATGTTCTACTAGACATTGCCATTCAAGAACTGTTCCCTGAGCTTAACAAG CAGGTACAGAAGGAGACCTCTGTGATGGCTCCATGGATGTAA